A genomic segment from Truepera sp. encodes:
- a CDS encoding MerR family transcriptional regulator, whose product MSGKYTVAEVEARSGVPASSLRQWERRYGFPKPRRSSSGYRLYDDEDLRQIEIMRKLIADGVLASRAAAMVSEQAGARAGPRPLTELTNELVEALVALEDARAGRVLSEAFALHDVENVLLDLVTPAMAKIGDLWHSGEILVATEHFATNLMQGRLHGLLSLMPGAGRSQPALVTCAPKERHELGALILAVLLNRAGFDAVYLGADTPVHDVVEMARLLRPTAVFISARMDAAVAQLRAHGAELRALEPLLVFGGHAFGAAPALAEELGGLFLGNEIHEVIPEVERLLGARVA is encoded by the coding sequence ATGTCCGGCAAGTACACGGTGGCTGAGGTCGAGGCGCGGTCCGGCGTTCCGGCCAGTTCGTTGCGGCAGTGGGAGCGGCGCTACGGGTTCCCCAAGCCGCGGCGCTCCAGTTCCGGCTACCGTCTTTACGACGACGAGGACCTGCGGCAGATCGAGATCATGCGCAAGCTCATCGCCGACGGTGTGCTGGCCTCCCGTGCGGCCGCCATGGTCAGTGAGCAGGCCGGCGCCAGGGCCGGTCCTCGGCCCCTGACCGAGTTGACGAACGAGTTGGTGGAGGCGTTGGTCGCGCTGGAAGATGCGCGTGCCGGGCGAGTGCTCAGTGAAGCGTTCGCCCTGCACGACGTCGAGAACGTACTGCTGGACCTCGTCACTCCGGCGATGGCCAAGATTGGAGACCTCTGGCACTCCGGAGAGATCCTGGTGGCGACCGAGCATTTCGCCACCAATCTGATGCAAGGGCGGCTGCACGGACTCCTTTCGCTCATGCCCGGTGCTGGGCGGTCGCAGCCGGCGTTGGTCACGTGCGCGCCCAAGGAACGCCACGAACTGGGCGCACTCATCTTGGCGGTGCTGCTGAACCGCGCCGGCTTCGACGCCGTCTACCTGGGGGCCGACACCCCCGTGCACGACGTGGTGGAGATGGCGCGTTTGCTGCGGCCCACTGCCGTGTTCATCTCCGCTCGGATGGATGCAGCGGTCGCCCAGCTTAGGGCGCACGGCGCCGAACTGCGCGCACTCGAGCCGTTGCTGGTCTTCGGGGGTCATGCGTTCGGGGCCGCTCCAGCGCTTGCCGAGGAGCTGGGTGGGCTCTTCCTGGGGAACGAGATCCACGAGGTCATTCCAGAGGTGGAGAGGCTGCTGGGGGCCCGCGTCGCCTGA